The stretch of DNA gtctttgtatgcggtaaatctgtcgcaatacgacggtgggtcacaatgactgatgggtcagaatgacccgaagataacacaagggttaagataatGATAGTCATTGAGTTACAGTATTGATGCTATGGTGTTATGTTTTGGTGCTATGAATCAGGGCCTCGGGTTTGATGCCATGGGCCCTTGTTCAGAAGTGTCAGCAGTAAAACAGAGGCGAGGTCTGGTCTTACCTGTTCGGACAACTCCTGTGCAAGCTCTCTGTTCACTCTGTTGTAGGTGCACCCCTCTGTACTCCAGTTGACCCcggccatctcctcctccttctcctcctcctcttcctcctctccttcctcatccaaGGGGAAAACAGGAGGTGCATGATTCGACCTGGTTCGGAGGCTGGCCTCAAACGTCAGGTCTGGGCCGTGGTGAACACGAGCCGGCCAGTGCGTGTCTGACGAGTCGGCATCCTGTCAACCCACAACGGTCCTCAACGTTAGTGACACGTACCGGTATCGATGCTAGTGACAGCTTTAACCACCAATGTCTTGACATCTAAGTTATATTGTTAGACTGTGTTAGTCCTATTGGCTAAATCAGCTCATTGTTGCCATGCTCCTTACACGTCTGCCTGGACATATCCTGCCAGGATATTATGACGGCTGCTATAGAGGGACCGTGAGAATACAGTTTTGCCGTGTTCTTATTGGTTGGTTACTTTGATACGTTGTGTGcctctatttacatttacatttagtcatttagcagacgctcttatccagagcgacttacagtaagtacagggacattcccccccgaggtaagcagggtgaagtgccttgcccaaggacacaacgtcattttgcacggccgggaatcgaactggcaaccttcagattactagcccgattccctaaccgctcagccacctgactccctgtttggTGACTATATGTTTGGTGCTATACGACAAATTGCCTCCGGAGGACCTGAACGAGGCTGAGCTCGGCTGTGTCCATCGACAGCTGCATTTAGAGTAAGGTGTGGGCCTGCCAGACTATGaatagacagcagacagtgaccGGTCGCACGAGCAGAGGGTGGAGCACCCTGACCTGTTTTCTTCTCTGCGATTGTTACCGTTCCCAGACAGGCCCTATACGTCGATGGACATTCTCCGCACACAGCGGCGTGGCTAAGAATAGGCGTACCCTTCTCTTGTCCTTCTCAGGGATTACAGGAACCCAAATACCCCCCCTTGCTGGTCCCTAAACCACAGCCCTGACTAACTAACAGAGGAGAACCAGTACACGTTCGTCTAAATGTTGCTGTGATGAGAAAACGACTCGAAATCCACTTGGAATTACCTTGGTGTATTAACCTTGTGTTTACATTTCCAGAAACGCTTCACATTATTAATCGGAACTTGATAACATTTTCCTTAACGTGGTCCATAACTTCTGTACTCTGAACTGGGCCTTAATGTGTCCCAAAGGGTCCTTGTTGTTGTGTAGGTCCTGTTCCTGTATAGGaatgtgcttgtctgtgtgtacgtgtgggtgtCTTCTCGCCTTGACAGAGTGATGTACAGTGTTGGCCACAGGAAGAGACCTGTAAACAGCCATTGCGAAAGGGAACGAACCATCAAGCCTCCTCAGATGACAACAGCTGAGTCATGTGACCCTGGTGCCAAGCTCAGTCACAACATCCTTATGAGGTTCTCTGTACTGTGTGTTCTTGAACCTTGTGTCCAAGCCCTGGACATGCAGGGTTACCTGGCTAGCTCACAACATTGCTATCACACTGAACTACCTGGCTAGCTCACAACATTGCTATCACACTGAACTACCTGGCTGGCTCCCAACATTGCTACTACTGAACTTAGTACTGATGGACCACGGTGAAATGAGGTCAACTCAGCAGATTAGAGCATGTTAAAGGTACAATTTAGACATTAACTGTCATCCTGCCAGTGGCATTTAAGGGAAGCCAGGACAATAGAGTATGGAAttgagctgtgtgtttgttgtgcgcATGCGTGCTCATGTTGTCAGCATGTCCCGACTTTACGCTTCACGGATGTCATGTTAGACATGCCCAGCCAGGCCTCAACATAGCAACACCCAGCAGAGGCTCCAGTTGAGGAGGTGCTGGCCTGGCGTCGACCCAGACTCAGGCCCAGACAGCACCCGCtcaggcatggctgctgtttcAACCCCAACTGTCTGAAGCAaccgcctctctctccagcacaggCACGGCTGGGCTGGAACAGCAGTGGAGCAGCTGTTGATGCTAGTCTGAGAAAGTGAGGGTGAAGGTCGTTGACATGTCCCTCACGAGAGGACCTCCCGAGGGCTCAAGCCTTTCTGTCTCCCGCCTCATTTCGACAGGATTCTCCGTAACCCGCTCTCAGGGATTCGAAGCCCACAGGGCGGGTGTAGGGGTAGACTCTACTTTCAAATGAATCCTTTGAATCAGTGCCATGCTTGGATTGAGGAAGCAGACGATCTTGAAAACGAGTGTCCGATGATTTCCTCGTCTTTTATAGATCTTCACATCACAGCTCTGGCCCAATGTGACCCCAGGCTTGGCCCGTTGGCCCAGAATCCAACACAGGACAACAACTTTGGTCAGCAAGGCAACATGTATGCCGGGGTTGATGCTGACAAGAGACATTTCAGGCATGCATATTTTACCCTAAGTACCCCTGCTCCTACACATGCTCGCTTGACTGAAAATAGCCACCAGGCCGACCAGAGTGTccgtacaaacacagacacagggtcATGTGCAGGCTACACGTGCAGACTTGGGCTAGCGACGAAGACGGGGGCCAAGAAAGCGTCTGGAGAAGACTGTGatggcctccaccccccccccccccctgcgggATGCCCTCATTACAGTCCTCGCAGATTGATACGACAAGCGTCGTACCAACTGGATGACAGACCTGATTAGCATCAGTATTAAACACTGGCCGGCAACACAACTTGTTTTGCTCTCCCCGTAACAGGAACACCAGTAAGGAACAACTGGCGTCCGCTAAAGTGGGACATTCTTCATCACATGCTGCCGCCAGGGCATCAACCAGTAGCCCTCGGTGGTTAAACGAAAGGGGGAAATCCAGTTGAGCACATAGCATgtagttgtctctctctctccctgcctgggcGCATGCTGGCCGAGCTGCCTGGATCTTGGGGCTGTTCAGACCGGCTGGTTATTCAATACCCAGGCAGGCCACAGGCGGCATTGCTCAATAAGCGGATGCCAAGGCAAGGCTTCAGCAACAGCCGGTCCGTGCTACAACAGAAGGCCGCCTGTGTGGTATTGTAACTAGGGGGGGTTTTGATTCGGTTTGGTTTGATTCACATCTGATCAGATCCGTATTGTGAAACACTAACCTGCCCTATTTTTTTGCATTTGATACGGTGTCTTGATTTTAGAACGAGGATCGCCTGCTAATTTTGACCAGATCTGCCTTCAAAGCTGAGCAGATCAGAGTTGGAGAATGAACAGCACATTGGGCCGACATCACAAACCATGTTTGTAATGTATGCAATTCATGATTATCATTATGTGTATGACACATGTATGAGATTTTTTACGGAGAAAACTGGAAAATCGCATGGACATGATAAATTAAGATTACATACtgctatatatatttattttatatatatatttaaaataaaattaaaataattatattttattatttatatatacagtatatatatatatatatatatatatatatatatatatatatatatatgttatgctattttatatatatatatataaaatgattttatatatatatatatatatatataaaatcttACCTTGTATGTCGAGCTTAGTAATTCTGGTTTAAAATTAACCAAGTCATACAGTAAATATAGTCTGTGCAGCTTTTACTTCCTTGAATGGGGTCAAAGATATTGGTGATAGAGTGGTATTcccctttgtgtgtatgtgcatgtgtgtatgtgtgtgtgtgtttaaagggAGTACTCTCTCAAGGGTATTACATAGGTGCCTATACCTCTTCTGGTAGTTTGTCATTCATGTCTGTAACCTCTGAACAGTATTATAACATAGTATATATAGTTAGCTTGATGTTATGTTGAAAAGTATGAAAAACGGTGTCCAACTTAGAAAACAAactccaaacaaacaaactccaCGACAGACAATGGACAGGTACAATGCCTGCAGTATGAcatcaacccccacacacatcacttCTGGTGACTCAACAGGTTGCAGGAAGTTGCATCGCTCAGCAGTTTACCTCaacagtgacatcatcaccgtCGTCTTCTTCCAGGTCTCTGGAGGCTGAAAGCATCCCTCCATCCAGAATATTCTCCTCCCGGGGTGGCCTGTAACCTGACTCCGGGTCTCCCCCTCCGTCCTGGACCTCCAGCCCAGAGAGGCCTGCAGGGGGCTGGCCCGGGGCCCCAGCCAGGACATCCGCCTCCCGCTGTACCAGCCAAGTCTCCAGCTCTGCACCAGGAATCTGTGGGAGGAGATTACAGACTGACCCAGGGGAGTGACTCATTCAGACCACGAGTCAAACTCAAGTGTTGTTgactttctgtttgtttgttttcgtgTTGTCTGTTTGTAGATATGAAATGACCCGCTGCGGCCTAGCTTGGCCGAGACACTGTTGAAAAAgagatatgtaatctcaagagCCTTTCCGGGTTAACTTAAGGTTGAATGcaaaaagaacaaaacaaaaaaactgaccCTTGCGATGGAACATTTTGGATTTACAGAGAAACAGACCGAAGAGAAAGGggttgtaggggggggggggggggggggacaatgtTCGAGTTTAGATGTTTAACCTGCAGTCTGTCCAAGGACCGGACCCAGCCCAGGAGTCTCCTGGCTGTGAAGAACCCATCCAGGTCCACGCTCTTGGGGTGCAGGCCGTACCCGTCCAGGTTGCGGAGGTTGTGGAACTGGGTCTGGGTGAGGGCCGAGGAGGGCCCCATGATCATCTCCTgccaggaggggaggtgggtccCTACATCCACCCTCACTCCACCCAGGCTTAGGAGGATGGCCACCTGGATAAGGCCCTCAGTGAAGTATTTCTTCAGATACAGCATAGCTGTATCTGCTTagcctcgggggaaatgtctTGGGCACAGTTCAGAGGAAAGTCTCAAATGTTTTGATTGTTACTCAGAAGTTGACTGCGAAGAAAAGGCCAGTGTCTGGTGTACACTGATTCACGAACTTTCCTTGCTATGTTAGAACAggttaaaaatacaaaaatatatccTCTTCATTTAACTCCTGACGTTCTGTGGATAGAAGGCAAACATGAACAACTGAACAGATGCACTTGACCCAAATGTAACGGCAATTATGAGACGATGATAATATTTCTTGTGGTGATAATGAGACAGCACAAGGTTGAGAGGCGGGACTTTTCTTATCAACAAAACAGTAACTTCGACTTACTTCTAGAACTTGTTTGGCGTGACGGCATAACCCCGGCTATCAACACTCCCATAAAGCACATAGTAAAGTTTCGGTTTTTACCGGAAAGTACCGCTCTGTCCCGAAACTTATTTAATAACGAACTCGCCTGTCATAAGACCTCAACGGTTTGCTGGTTTCCAGATTTACGGTTGACATCCTGACAGTTAACAGGCGAATTTAAACCTGCTCAACAGGTGTATTGCAAAGAACCGAACAAGGAAGATAGGCTACTTTGACATTTAACTTTAACTACACATTTTATATGCATAATTTTCATacttatatttttttttcaccaatttttttttttttgctatttaaaaaataataatatatatataggctatatatgtACGGTGGGCTATATAGGCTCAAATATAGGCTGTGGACAATTCGGATGTGGACACGCATGTCAAAATGTCTAAAGTTGTATCGTTCTTACAATTCGCAAATTTACCAGTTTATTCTTACAGTAGGTTATTCTTACAAAAACAAGGAAGTCTCTTTTCTTGTTGGATTCTGAATCTTACCAGAACAGTGAGGTGTCAATCGCATGAAGTTGAAAGGCGGGCGGCGTCCTGTTAGCCTATTCGAGTTGTACACTTTCCGAATAAAGGCGATCGCTTTTAAACCGTCTTACTTTATCAGGCTGGCGATGTTGTTCATTCCCTGAAATGACGCCCCGTTTCCTTTTTCCATAACTACACTACATAACATCAATCCATACGCCTACAAACCACACGCCCATTTAACGTTCTCACAGGGAGGCAAttccgtgtgtgtgagagcacagggagagaaacacagacagacaggccgatACATTGCTGCCATCTGCCGTGGGTTATCTTCACTGAGCATAAGGAATTGAATTACAAGAATTACATAAtaattaaaatatttaaatgaCATTATAgtctactgtagatgttttttgtttgtttgtttgtttttacaaaaGTTTAATACATTTTACCACCAGTTGTGGTCATTGTTTTAACACTACAGTGTGTCAGTACATACAAGGCAATTGTAAAAGAATCAACCATGGATAACATAACAGTGAATCTAATAAGACAGACATTTATGCGACCACGACAAGTTGCTTGTTGACAGAAAGGCATAAAGACACTGTAGTGAACACTGTAGGAATGATGCAGTTCATGTAATCCTGTATCCGGTCCAATCCCGCTTCCTAGGTCATTTACCGGGAAAACATACAACATTTCCCAAACACATCTCTAGAAACCCAAATGAAGTTTCCTACTAAGCTGTTGCTACGGCAGAACATGCCAACCTGCTATGCAACCACAACCGTTACACTTCATCAACCCAGCACAAATAGAGGAGAACAGTATCGCAGAGCTCTGACATATAAATACAGGTTTGTGCACACACCTTCATTTCACATCGCTCAACTCACTTTTAACTCTGATCTCATCTTATATACGTAGACCTACATTAAAACATCCTTCATCTCCTTGCAGCCCACCCATTCCTCTGTCCGTGTTTCAGCAGGTGGTGCTTGGGTGCGAGGCAGACAAGCTAGGCAGGGCGATTGCACTATCGAGGGGTAAAAACATCTTCAACAGATTAGTGCGTCTGACAGAAATGTTTCTTTGTCTGTATGCTATGActaacaccccctccctcttccaagTCCGTCCTCCGATCCCCTCTCTCCAAAACTGCCCTTGACTGGTCCTGCTCCATCTCAAAGCCTTACGTGTAGTGACTCTATTGCTTGTGTCAGTCCGAAACTGTTAGGACTGggcgagtgtgtttgtgttggatacttgaaacagaggagggggggggggggcgggtaacATATGTTTGGCAAAGAAGCGGCCCCTCTGGAGACTTCGGTGAGGAAGATAGAgaactggggcacagcagagccTAGCTGGCCTACCACCCCTGACCCCGACCTGTGACCTAGGAGCCGGCCTCCTGCTCCTGACCTAGGGCCTCTAGCAGCATACCCATAGGGGTCCTCTTCAGACCGATGCTTTCAAGCTTGTTCTCGACCTTGTTCTTCAGATTCCGCAGCCTGACCGACGCATGAATCAGTATcactagagagaaagaaagagagttatTTATTCATAGTGACAGTATAGACAAACAGGAAacgcagggaagagagagaggggataacaCGAGACACAGGCCCCCGGggcaggattcgaacccaggccgtTGCGGTAACGGTAAGCCCTCAGCCCATGTGATACGCTTGCTTATCCTGTGAGtcaccagtgtgtcccaggaaAGGGGTTCGACAGTGCCAAATGGGAATTGGGTTAGACAATATGGGGCTTGACAATCATAATAACAAGACATTGTTTTTGTAATGCGCCTTTCTTGCACTCAAAGCTCAAGATGGATGACAGGAGGCCAGGGACAGACATGACTTGAACCATAAACTGTTGACACCTACTCAGGATGGGGAAGGCTATGCCGAACAGGAAGACGGCGATCCCCCCCAGCACTGACAGGAGGAGGTAACTGGCCCCCAGGATGCAGCCCAGCGCCACGGTCGGATGGTTCCGCCCCGCCGGAAACGCCGTATGGGAGCCTGGTGCTCTGCGGCCCACACGAAGCCCACAAACAGCACGGTCACCACCGCTGCGCCCAGGAAGAGGTGGAACGGCTGGAAATAGCtgtgacagatggagggaggtgatagAGAGATCAAGATAAGAGGGATGATGATGCTTGGTTGATGAAGCATTGCGTTTTTGAGGTTTATGAGGAGAGGACTCTCGACTCTCTCAATGTAACTATTTGTCTGAAGACTAATGTCGGATGAACTCAGTTATCTGGTTATATCAGCTGACTTTGGTATGTAACACAAATAATGCAACGCCCGAAAATGTTCGAAGGGTTGTTGCATGGGTGGACTGTACTCGTCTACCTGGCACAGGCTACAACTATGGCAGTCAAATCCTCCGAGTCTAAATTAGCTTAAAAGCATAAGTTTCACGTATAAATGTGGAGTAAGGCCAAGATATTTAGTTTAAAAAAAAGGCAGATTTGTACAGTAACGTGACGATGAGAAAGATCTAGGCTGAGATGAGGCTAGTACGACGTCTAAAACTTACCCTACAATTACCAAAAACGCCAACGCAGAAGCGAAATAGTTGGACTGGTAATACAACAAGTTGTTGATTACTCTGTTGTTCCATCTTTCTAAATTCCTAACATCTGGAACTGCGAACCGAGCCGAGCCCAAAACGAAATCATCCAAGGTTCGGAAGGGTGGAGGCTGTACGTCTACCATTTTCGATTCCACAACAACCTACATTTCCCAGCATCCAACGCGAGGGATGTTCAACATAGTTGATCGGTCACTATGTACGCGCATTGATCGCCGCCACAGAATTAGGCCTAGTTGTAAATTCAGTATTACGAAAATAATATATTATTTATGCTtgagcatgcacacactgtacattgttttgtaCGTCCACAGTTTCAACAGCTGTACAGTTGTCTAGCCAAGCACAGGAATCTGAACACACAATGACAAACTCTTATTTTGAAAAGACAACTGCGCGATTATCGTTGTTGCGCCTCTCTGCTGGCGTAGACACGCTGCAGCCGACTAGAATGACAGCTCAAACCTGTCCACGTCAACACCAAAGAACCATGGATTCCACGTCTCTGGTAAGCCTTTGGCTCTGCTCTTTACACATTTACAAACCAACAACAGGTTGCAAATGCAtcaaataggcctacatttgtGAACCTAGGGAATGATGTGTGTCGATTGTCTGTGTAAAATAAACCTTGGGATTAATGACATATGGTAAACGTGGATCCGATGGCTGTATTAAGATGGCAATTTAGAAATAATATAGAGTATTGTGAACGAGTCGGATCTATCGTAAATGCACGACTATTGGGCAGCGAGAGTGAATGAGAGTTGACTGTTTGGACTACGTTGCAAGCGTCAACATGATCGGCACTTTTATCCATGGTCGTAGCAGTCACACAGATAACTCCCTATCTACTGTCAGTATCAGAGAGACACTGGGGTTGAAAACCTAATGTATACAGCACAGGTTAACTCGGACAAGTAGCCTACATCGTAAACTACAAATGGCTAGAGCTGTGACCGGTATTTATATGTAACAATCTAGTAGTATGTTCACAGCGTGACTGCATAGATAGTCTCTTGTACATTTTGGGTGCCACGTCCTCTTATTTGGTTTCACCCGGGGGTGCGTTGCGCACCATTTTACGCTTTCTTAAAACTTGATTCCACAGGTGGGTCTTTCTATAGGTGCGCTTGAAGATCTATTTGTTTGTGACACATTAAAACTATGCCACTGTAGCATACTAAAATGAATGAACGTTTAAGCTATGACGTATTTAATGTGCTTTAACTTTGATTTTAACTCTATCTCACAGCCTGCGTGCCAGGTGACCACAGACTAACTTTTTTTGCAGGTCCACGACCACGACAGAGGTTATTTTTTTATCTAGATATACGTAACTTAGGGGGGGGGATATCTATTTGCCCAAACAGGCTGATGCGTTGCACGGTGAAAATTGGCAGCATTATCAGAAGTAGGCGGAGTGATCTCAGCTGTGCTCTGCCAGCAGGCCTATGGCAGTCTTTTCCACCTGGGGGCGGATGGAAAAGCCCCGCTGTGAGAAAACGGTGGGCAGCTTTGAAAAGCAAAGGCTACTCCTATCGATGCCACAACCCTGAAACGCAATTAGCCCCAAATCACACAAGCATAAACTCCAGAAGCCCTCCAATTACCCTGCAGATTGATTCATTGATTGATCTGAGAGAAAGGTAAACCGTACGTTGTAGGTCAGTGGACTATTTAAGAACCGGGCCGAAGTTCTGTGATACACTTCGGCTCTGAGTTTGTGGTAGTCAGTGCATAACAGAACTTTGGTCCGGTCCTTCTTAGACACCAAGGTGATGCAGACGATGAACTTCACCTCCAAGAACCAACATTTGTCGAATCAATTGTTTAAACGTGTGTTGAATTTTGTAATTATTCATTGTTGTCAGTCCTCATAAGTTATGAGTCATAACATCGTTGCAATGCTTGTTTGTCCTTCAGGAGCCTTCGTTGTACACGGTGAAAGCTGTCTTCATCCTAGACAACGATGGAAACAGACTCTTATCAAAGGTTAGGAGAACATCTTTATCTTCTGAGCAGCAGCCAATCCAAAACTTAGATTTATGtgaataattattttattttttaaacattttaggTTGAAATATGACAGTTATATATTTGTAGCCAACTAAACCGAGCGTTtatactgtttgtgtgttttagtaCTATGACAAAGAGCTGTACCCTTCCATAAAGGAGCAGAAGAACTTTGAGAAGAACGTTTTCAACAAGACGCACAAAGCCGACAGTAAGTTTCGTGTCTCAACGTGAACTTTCAATTGTGTACGATAAGTTCATAACAAGCTCCTTAACAAGCTTAGCGTCTCGTGGAACGGGACCCCCTGACGATTTTACTCAGTCACAAACGCTATGCCCGAGGACTGGGACGAATAAACCGCGAGATAAATAACCGATGCCAGCCTCGATGGGTTCAAGTCTCCTTTGACTTCAGTCGAAGGTAAGACGGATCTCTCCGTTCCCACGAGAAGGCTGGGATGTGAATCATTCCAGGCCACAGCTTGTAGTTCACACACCTCTTGTGTGTCCGCTACCATAGAAAAGTCTGCCACAGAGTCAACCCAAGCTCTCGCCTGGGGCTTCGCACTCATTGGTCGTTTGTCAGAGACAGAAGAAAGGGTATTGGTTCCTGCGGGTTCCCCGGGCCTCCCTTGAGCTCGTGTTACGAGGAACAAAAGGGGAGGGAACCTGGGAACCATATTCAGTCATATGACACCTCGGGCCCACCTGCCTCAAGTGGAGCTGGTTTCTGCTTTAGAAGTCAAGCAGGCCGGCTAATGGCCGCCCACGTCCACCATAGCTCTGGGGTTCGAGTCGAGATCGAAGTCAattcatgcctctctctctctctctccttctgtttccCTCCGTCCCTCGCCCCCTCGCCAGACGAGATAGCGCTGTTGGAGGGCATGACCATCGTGTACAAGAGCAGCATCGACCTGTTCTTCTACGTGGTGGGCAGCGTGCAGGAGAACGAGGTGAGCAGGGCCGCGCGGACGTGGCCGGCGCTTCAGGGCTTCCCATTCCACGCGCCGTTTTCCCCCTCGTCATTTGTCGTTTCTCCTCTGCGACTTCCGGGGTCCAACCTGGGCCCGTCTGGAGCGCACGTCGGTTactatctctctgtcctctccacaGCTCATGCTAATGGCTGTGCTGAACTGCCTGTTTGAGTCACTCAGTCATATCTTGAGGTAagttgacagtttttttttttttttttggtaagTAAAAAAAAGACGTATGTAGATAATGTAGCACCTTTCACGAGAACTAGGCACAAGCTCAGATTCAGTCATAATCTTCTCAGGCCCGAGAATATTCCCATCTCCGTTTTGAAGCTCTGGTAAGCGCTAGCGTACCGCATTGTAGGTAGATGATTACGGGGTCCtgggttattatgggatgtgtgAGAGTGACACACCCAGAGGAGGACGACAACATTGACAGGGgctggttgccatggagaccatTGCGGTAGCGttgcagtgagagagagtgaatggatCTTTGATAAAAtgatcccccccttcccttcacaCACCCTGTTCCTGGTTTCTGTTGGTGCTTGTTCCTTTCTTGTACCGTAACTCAAACTGACGCTTCCTATGTTCAACAACAGAGCGGTGATGCCAGGACTAGACCTAACAATTACACCAGGATACAATGTGATTTGAGGTGACTCATCACGGTTCTCCCACTTAGGAAAAACGTGGAGAGAAGGTGTCTGCTTGACAACATGGAAGGAGTCTTCTTGGTGGTGGATGAGATTATAGATGGAGGGTAAGACAACTGAGAGCTCTCCTGATCAACACAGCACATCTCAATCAATCAAG from Osmerus eperlanus unplaced genomic scaffold, fOsmEpe2.1 SCAFFOLD_286, whole genome shotgun sequence encodes:
- the praf2 gene encoding LOW QUALITY PROTEIN: PRA1 family protein 2 (The sequence of the model RefSeq protein was modified relative to this genomic sequence to represent the inferred CDS: deleted 2 bases in 1 codon); the encoded protein is MVDVQPPPFRTLDDFVLGSARFAVPDVRNLERWNNRVINNLLYYQSNYFASALAFLVIVGYFQPFHLFLGAAVVTVLFVGFVWAAEHQAPIRRFRRRNHPTVALGCILGASYLLLSVLGGIAVFLFGIAFPILMILIHASVRLRNLKNKVENKLESIGLKRTPMGMLLEALGQEQEAGS
- the copz2 gene encoding coatomer subunit zeta-2 isoform X3, with protein sequence MTAQTCPRQHQRTMDSTSLEPSLYTVKAVFILDNDGNRLLSKYYDKELYPSIKEQKNFEKNVFNKTHKADNEIALLEGMTIVYKSSIDLFFYVVGSVQENELMLMAVLNCLFESLSHILRKNVERRCLLDNMEGVFLVVDEIIDGGVILESDPQQVLQKVNYRVDDNPLSEQSVAQVLQSAKEQIKWSILK
- the copz2 gene encoding coatomer subunit zeta-2 isoform X2, with amino-acid sequence MTAQTCPRQHQRTMDSTSLEPSLYTVKAVFILDNDGNRLLSKYYDKELYPSIKEQKNFEKNVFNKTHKADNEIALLEGMTIVYKSSIDLFFYVVGSVQENELMLMAVLNCLFESLSHILRKNVERRCLLDNMEGVFLVVDEIIDGGVILESDPQQVLQKVNYRIVSEQNDSFALIDYITGHIDGQMERNQLL
- the copz2 gene encoding coatomer subunit zeta-2 isoform X1, with translation MTAQTCPRQHQRTMDSTSLEPSLYTVKAVFILDNDGNRLLSKYYDKELYPSIKEQKNFEKNVFNKTHKADNEIALLEGMTIVYKSSIDLFFYVVGSVQENELMLMAVLNCLFESLSHILRKNVERRCLLDNMEGVFLVVDEIIDGGVILESDPQQVLQKVNYRVDDNPLSEQSVAQHITEKLAMTSTVLQSAKEQIKWSILK